A genomic segment from Ruegeria sp. TM1040 encodes:
- a CDS encoding LysR family transcriptional regulator → MPLNYHHLRYFWAVAHDGNLTRTAQRLNLSQSALSVQIKNLEERLGHALFERRGRQLHLTEAGRITLDHADAIFSTGQELVATLTGAVQERKALRVGALATLSRNFQIEFLRPMLARQDVEIILRSGSPTELLEGLSTLNLDMVLMNKPPPNDSLTRYDTHQIGEQHVSIVGTPARLDPTKSLRDLLAEQPFIVPTMDNSVRTAFDSLASRMSVRPQIAAEVDDMAMMRLLAREDIGLSLVAPIVVKDELTSGLLNEAKDHLQIKETFYAVTLRRRFPNPLVQDLIKITADLAPFGRGDSEPS, encoded by the coding sequence ATGCCCCTGAACTATCATCACTTGCGTTATTTCTGGGCCGTCGCCCATGACGGCAACCTCACGCGCACCGCGCAGCGATTGAACCTGTCGCAATCGGCGCTGTCGGTGCAGATCAAAAACCTTGAGGAGCGCCTTGGTCACGCGCTCTTTGAACGCCGCGGCCGTCAGTTGCATCTTACTGAAGCCGGTCGGATCACGCTCGATCATGCGGATGCGATTTTCTCGACAGGACAAGAACTTGTGGCGACGCTCACCGGCGCTGTCCAAGAGCGAAAGGCCCTGCGCGTGGGCGCGCTGGCAACCTTGTCCCGCAACTTCCAGATCGAGTTCCTACGCCCCATGCTGGCACGGCAGGACGTGGAAATCATCCTGCGATCCGGCAGCCCAACCGAGCTCCTAGAGGGGCTCTCGACCCTCAATCTCGATATGGTTCTGATGAACAAACCTCCGCCAAATGACAGTTTGACGCGCTACGACACCCATCAGATCGGGGAACAACATGTCAGTATCGTCGGCACCCCGGCCCGACTGGATCCGACCAAATCGCTTCGCGATCTTTTGGCAGAACAGCCCTTTATCGTGCCGACAATGGACAACAGCGTGCGCACGGCCTTTGATTCCCTGGCCAGCCGTATGTCGGTGCGCCCTCAGATCGCCGCAGAGGTCGATGACATGGCGATGATGCGCCTGCTTGCCCGCGAGGACATCGGGCTCTCCTTGGTGGCACCGATCGTGGTGAAGGATGAACTAACCTCGGGGCTTCTGAACGAGGCCAAGGACCATTTGCAGATCAAAGAAACCTTCTACGCGGTCACGTTGCGCCGACGTTTCCCCAATCCGCTTGTCCAGGATCTGATCAAGATCACTGCTGATCTCGCCCCCTTTGGCCGAGGAGACTCGGAGCCATCCTAA
- a CDS encoding proton-conducting transporter membrane subunit yields the protein MSYLFVPLFSPLVLLAAAVYAARNPGKRPGRVPLVAELSALAAFGGALLSSALLAMEGPGTSALVGALGIGISVRLDVVSVVMLVLVSFIGWIVLRYARTYMDGEERQGAFTAWMAATLATVLLLVMAGNLVQVFAAWVMTGLLLNQLLLHYPERATAQRAARKKAFVARLSEVALAVSFVLLVVATGTTDIATILESATATWLTMSAALFLAIAAVLASAQFPMHGWLTEVMEAPTPVSALLHAGVINAGGFLLIRFADVMLLAPGVMALLVMLGGFTALFGGLVMLTQPAVKTSLAWSTIAQMAFMMMQCGLALFPLALLHIVAHSLYKAHAFLRSGEAVRNVAKIRRPGPVAVPSLRNVAQAFLSAIAIYALVGLGLGFDGKSAQAIALGVILIFGVAYLLAQGFADEAPRALMRRTVVYALATSLSYFALQVIAVSLTKGTLPATPAPGPLEWALLVLALLSFGLVAIAQSTFPLWATHPAAAGLRVHLTNGLYANAIFDKLLDGWSKRAAT from the coding sequence ATGTCCTATCTCTTCGTGCCCCTCTTCAGCCCGCTGGTTCTGCTGGCCGCTGCCGTTTATGCGGCGCGCAATCCGGGCAAGCGACCGGGACGGGTGCCGCTTGTGGCAGAATTGTCCGCGCTGGCGGCCTTTGGCGGCGCGCTGCTGTCCTCAGCGCTGCTGGCGATGGAAGGCCCCGGCACCTCCGCGCTCGTGGGGGCACTTGGCATCGGGATCTCGGTGCGGCTGGATGTGGTGAGCGTTGTGATGCTGGTACTGGTGAGCTTTATCGGCTGGATCGTCCTGCGCTATGCGCGCACCTATATGGACGGTGAAGAGCGGCAGGGGGCCTTCACCGCATGGATGGCCGCGACTCTGGCGACGGTACTGCTGTTGGTGATGGCAGGCAATCTGGTACAGGTCTTTGCAGCCTGGGTGATGACCGGCCTCCTTCTGAACCAACTGCTGCTGCATTATCCCGAACGCGCCACGGCGCAGCGGGCGGCGCGCAAGAAGGCCTTTGTGGCCCGGCTGAGCGAAGTCGCCCTGGCAGTGTCATTTGTGCTCTTGGTTGTCGCGACCGGAACCACCGACATCGCGACCATTCTGGAAAGCGCGACGGCCACATGGCTGACCATGAGCGCGGCCCTGTTCCTGGCGATCGCTGCTGTTCTCGCATCGGCGCAGTTCCCGATGCACGGCTGGCTCACAGAGGTGATGGAAGCGCCCACACCGGTCTCGGCGCTCCTGCATGCCGGGGTGATCAACGCTGGAGGTTTTCTTCTGATCCGCTTTGCTGACGTGATGCTTCTGGCCCCGGGGGTGATGGCGCTCTTGGTGATGCTGGGCGGGTTCACGGCGCTCTTTGGCGGACTTGTGATGCTCACCCAGCCCGCAGTCAAAACCTCGCTGGCGTGGTCCACCATTGCGCAGATGGCGTTCATGATGATGCAGTGTGGCCTTGCGCTCTTCCCGCTGGCGCTGCTGCATATCGTGGCCCATTCGCTCTACAAGGCGCATGCCTTCCTGCGCTCGGGAGAAGCGGTGCGCAATGTCGCCAAGATCCGCCGGCCCGGCCCGGTCGCGGTGCCAAGCCTGCGCAATGTGGCCCAGGCCTTTCTGAGCGCCATTGCGATCTACGCGCTGGTCGGGCTTGGTCTTGGCTTTGACGGGAAATCGGCGCAGGCCATCGCGCTGGGTGTGATCTTGATCTTTGGTGTGGCCTATCTTCTGGCGCAGGGCTTTGCTGACGAAGCACCGCGCGCCCTGATGCGTCGCACCGTGGTCTATGCGCTGGCCACATCGCTGAGCTACTTCGCACTGCAGGTGATCGCCGTGTCGCTGACCAAGGGCACCTTGCCCGCAACCCCTGCACCTGGACCGCTGGAATGGGCACTGCTGGTGCTGGCTCTCCTAAGCTTCGGCCTGGTGGCGATTGCACAATCGACCTTCCCCCTCTGGGCCACGCATCCAGCCGCGGCAGGTCTGCGGGTCCATCTGACCAACGGGCTTTATGCCAATGCGATCTTTGACAAGCTGCTGGACGGTTGGTCCAAGCGCGCTGCAACCTGA